A single genomic interval of Mobula hypostoma chromosome 7, sMobHyp1.1, whole genome shotgun sequence harbors:
- the rbm22 gene encoding pre-mRNA-splicing factor RBM22, with protein sequence MATSLGANTYNRQNWEDADFPILCQTCLGENPYIRMTKEKYGKECKICSRPFTVFRWCPGARMRFKKTEVCQTCSKLKNVCQTCLLDLEYGLPIQVRDAGISLKDEMPKSDVNKEYYTQNMEREIQNSDGTRPVGALGKATSSSDMLLKLARTTPYYKRNRPHICSFWVKGECKRGEECPYRHEKPTDPDDPLADQNIKDRYYGINDPVADKLLKRAATMPRLDPPEDKTITTLYVGGLGEQISETELRNHFYQFGEIRSITVVQRQQCAFIQFATRQSSELAAEKSFNKLIINGRRLNVKWGRSQAARGKEKDKDSNLTESGMKLEPVPGLPGALPPPPTAVEEEAPANFFNLPPSAPPAVVNISLPPPPGLAPPPPPGFGPTVFHGMPPPPPPFLRAPGPIHYPSQDPQRMGAHTNKANSA encoded by the exons ATGGCGACTTCACTCGGGGCCAACACGTACAACCGGCAGAATTGGGAGGATGCG gattttccgatcctgtgccaGACGTGCCTGGGAGAAAATCCGTATATCCGCATG ACAAAGGAGAAGTATGGCAAGGAGTGCAAG ATCTGCTCCAGGCCCTTCACCGTCTTCCGCTGGTGTCCGGGGGCACGGATGCGCTTCAAGAAAACCGAAGTCTGCCAGACGTGTAGCAAGCTGAAGAACGTGTGCCAGACATGCCTGCTCGACCTCGAATACG GTCTGCCCATCCAGGTGCGTGATGCAGGAATCTCCCTCAAGGATGAGATGCCCAAGTCTGACGTCAATAAGGAGtattacacacagaacatggagagaGAG ATCCAGAATTCGGATGGAACGAGACCGGTGGGTGCTCTGGGCAAGGCCACCAGCTCCAGTGACATGCTGCTGAAACTAGCCAGGACCACGCCGTACTACAAACGCAATCGGCCGCACATCTGCTCCTTCTGGGTCAAAGGAGAGTGCAAGCGAGGCGAGGAATGCCCTTACAG GCATGAGAAGCCAACAGACCCGGACGATCCCCTGGCCGATCAGAACATCAAAGATCGTTACTACGGCATTAACGACCCGGTGGCAGACAAGCTGCTCAAACGTGCAGCCACCATGCCCAGGTTGGATCCTCCCGAGGACAAGACCATTACCACCCTCTACGTCGGAGGTCTCGGCGAGCAGATCTCAGAGACGGAGTTACG GAACCACTTTTACCAGTTCGGCGAGATTCGTTCCATCACAGTGGTTCAGCGGCAGCAGTGCGCGTTCATCCAGTTCGCCACCCGGCAGTCCTCTGAGCTGGCGGCTGAGAAGTCCTTCAACAAGCTCATTATTAACGGCCGGAGGCTGAACGTCAAGTGGGGCAG GTCTCAGGCCGcgagggggaaggagaaggataAGGACTCTAATCTGACAGAGTCAGGGATGAAATTGGAGCCTGTGCCCGGGCTGCCTGGTG CCTTGCCTCCGCCACCCACGGCCGTCGAGGAGGAGGCTCCCGCTAACTTCTTTAACCTGCCGCCCAGTGCCCCTCCGGCTGTGGTGAACATTTCGCTGCCTCCTCCGCCGGGACTcgctccacccccacccccag GATTTGGACCCACTGTATTCCACGGCATGCCTCCGCCACCACCTCCCTTCCTCCGGGCACCAGGACCCATCCACTACCCATCCCAGGACCCACAGCGCATGGGTGCTCACACAAACAAAGCCAACAGCGCCTAA